The Candidatus Bipolaricaulota bacterium DNA window GGCGTAGTCGGGCTGGCGGTGCGTCTTGAAGATCTTACGCGACGGTTGGACAAGGTAGGAGAAGCCTAAAACCTCGCTCAGAATCGGGCGGATCAGCTCCTCCTCAAGAGCGGGTTCGGAAGTGGATGGAAGAGCGGTGGTGAAAAGATCGCGCAGTTGAGCCTGAGCGGATTTCAGTTTCTCCGATGGGATCTTCCACTCTTGGAGGCGCGGAAGACGCTCGGCGAGGAAATCGCGCGAGAACAGCCGGCTGTTTCGATAGGGGATCTTGACCTCTTCCATCTCTTTTGCCATTTTTGATGATCTGCCGAGAAAAAGCAAGCAGGCCCGGTTTGATTCGGAACGGATCCTGTTCATAGAATGGAACTGGAACACTGGAGGTATCGAGAATGACCCAATCTAAGATTACGATCAGGGAGGCAAGGAAAGAGGACTTCGCTGTTATCCAGGAGATTGCGCTGGATTCGATGCCGCATCGCGTGAGCGTCTCGCCGATCCGGGAGGAGGAAAAAGCGGAAGAGAACATGCGCAAGTTCTACGCAAATCTTGTCTCAAACGGGTTAGCTATGTTTCCCCCCGAGTTCGAGGCAGCGGCGTTCGTCGCCATTGACAAGGACGAAAGGCCGATCGGTTATGTGCTTGTTGCAACGAGCGCCAAAGACGATCTCACCGGCGAGCGGCAGGCCTACATCCTCGATATCGTGGTCAGACCCGACCGCCGCGGTCAGGGGATCGGGACGAAGCTCATGGAGAAGGCGCACGAGTACGCACGGGAAAAGGGGTTGCGCTATATCGGCCTGACCGTGGCCTCCGGCAATGAGAGCGCCCTTAATCTTTACCGCAAACTCGGCTACATCGAAGAGTGGAAGCGGATGGCAAGGAGGCTGTGATGACTAAATCACGTTGGCGCAAGGTGATGGCATTCTGATCGACCCTGTCCTTCCGCTACCATGACGCCCAAACCTGCTCCTTGCCCGTAGACTTGCAAACCTCCGTTTGAATGTCGCAATCCTACCTTACTCACCCGCCGTTGATCCTTTACCCCCGAGGGACTACCATGTAGCCTAGGATGAGCATGCCAAGAGTAGGAGAAAAAGCGGGATTTCAAATCTCAGAGAGATTAAAACCGCGCGGGGATCAGCCGAAGGCGATCGCGGAACTGACCGAGGGGGTGCTGGCCGGGCTCAAGTTCCAGACCCTGCTCGGAGCCACTGGTACTGGGAAAACTTTCACCATCGCTCATGTGATCCAGAACGTGCAGCGTCCGACTTTGGTGATCGCCCACAACAAGACCCTGACCGCGCAGCTGGCGAACGAGTTCCGCGAGCTGTTCCCTCACAACGCGGTACACTACTTCGTCTCCTACTACGATTACTACCAGCCGGAGGCGTACATCCCGCAGACCGACACCTACATCGAGAAGGACGCGTCGATCAACGACGAGATTGATCGCCTGCGCCACGCCGCTACATCGGCCCTGTTCGAGCGGCGGGACGTGATCATCGTCGCCTCGGTCTCCTGCATCTACGGCCTCGGCTCTCCGGACACATACCGCGATATGTCGATCGAGCTTGTCCGCGGGGCGGAGATGGACCGCGACGAGGTGATGCGCCACCTGATCGCGCTTCAGTACACGCGCAACGACATCGCGTTCGACCGCGGGACGTTCCGCGCCCGCGGCGACACCCTGGAGATCATCCCCGCCTACGAGGAGCGGATCGTGCGGGTCGAGTTCTTCGGGGACGAGATCGACCGGATCACGATCCTCGATCCGATCACCGGGCACCCGATCCGCGAGGTTGACTCGGTCCGGATCTACCCAGCATCGCACTTCATCACCCCGGCGGATCGCACCCGCCGTGCGATCGAGTCGATCGAGGAGGAACTGGAACAGAGATTGAAGGAGCTGCGCGCGCAGGGGAAGCTCCTCGAGGCGCAGCGCCTGGAGCAGCGCACCCGTTACGACATCGAGATGATGCAAGAAATGGGCTATTGCTCCGGGATCGAGAACTACTCCCGCCACCTCGACGGCCGCGCCCCGGGCGAGCCGCCGGCGGTCCTGCTCGACTACTTCCCCGAGGACTACCTGATGGTGATCGACGAATCGCACCAGACGATCCCCCAGATCCGCGGGATGTACCACGGTGACCGCTCGCGGAAGGAGACCCTGATCGAGTATGGGTTCCGGCTCCCATCCGCCCTGGATAACCGCCCGCTCACGTTCGCCGAGTTCGAACAGAGGTTGAACCAGGTGATCTTCACCTCGGCGACCCCGGGGCCGTACGAGCTGCGCCACTCGGAGAAGATCGTGGAGCAGATCATCCGCCCGACCGGGCTCGTCGATCCCGAGGTGGAGGTCCATCCGGTGCAGGGCCAGGTCGACCATCTGGTGGGGGAGATCAGGAAGGTCGTTGCCCGCGGGGAGCGGGTCCTGGTCACCACCCTCACCAAGCGGATGGCCGAGGACCTGACCGAGTACCTGGTCGAGCTCGGGATCAAGGCGCGCTACCTGCACTCGGAGATCGACACCCTCGATCGGGTGGAGATCCTGCGCGATCTGCGGCTGGGGAAGTTCGACGTGCTCGTCGGGATTAACCTGCTGCGCGAGGGGCTCGATCTTCCCGAGGTATCGCTCGTCGGGATCCTGGACGCGGACAAGGAGGGGTTCCTCCGCTCGGGGACGTCCCTCATCCAGACGATCGGCCGCGCGGCGCGGAACGTGCGCGGGAAGGTGATCCTGTACGCCGACGTGATGACCGATTCGATCAAGCACGCGGTCGACGAGACGAACCGCCGCCGCGCGATCCAGATCGCGTACAATGAGAAGCACGGGATCACCCCGCAGACGATCGAGCGCGATATCACCGACATCCTGTCGGTGATCCGCGCCCCGCAGGAGGAGTACACGCCGGCGGCGGTGAAGGTAGACGGACTCACGCGCGAGGAGATCCTGGCGACGATCAAGAAACTGGACAGAGAGATGCATCAAGCCGCGGACCGGCTCGAGTTCGAGCTTGCGGCCCGTCTGCGCGACGAGATCAAGGCGTTGAAGAAGAAGCTATGAACGTACTGCGCATCAAGGGAGCACGCGAGCACAACCTGAAGAACATCGACCTCGAGATCCCGCGCGATAAATTGGTCGTGATCACCGGGATCTCCGGGTCGGGAAAGAGCTCGCTCGCGTTCGACACAATCTACGCCGAGGGACGGCGACGCTACGTCGAGTCGCTGTCCGCCTATGCGCGCCAGTTCCTCGGCCAGATGGAAAAACCGGATGTCGATTTCATCGAGGGGCTCTCCCCCGCGATCTCGATCGACCAGAAGACGCGAAGCCACAACCCGCGCTCGACCGTGGGGACGGTGACCGAGATCTACGACTATCTGCGGCTCCTGTACGCCCGGATCGGGCATCCCCACTGTCCGAAGTGCGGTCGGCCGATCTCACAGCAGTCGGCGCAGCAGATCATCGACGCGGTGATGGAGCTCCCCCAGGGGACCCGGGTCCAGATCCTCGCCCCGGTGGTGCGGGGACGCAAGGGGGAGTACAAGAAGACGTTCGAGGAGCTGCAGCAGGAGGGGTTCACCCGGGTGCGGGTCGATGGGGTGGTGCGGACCCTGTACGAGGAGATCGAGCTCGCCAAGCAGCGCAAGCACACGATCGAGATCGTGGTCGACCGGGTAGTGGTCGATCAGAAGAAACGGTCCCGGATCGCCGATTCGATCGAGACCGCGCTCAAGCACGGGGGTGGGGTGGTGGTGATCCTGACCGATGACGGGACCGAGCACATGTACAGCGAGCACTACGCATGCGTCCACTGCGGAGTGAGCTACGAGGAGCTCTCCCCGCGGATGTTCTCGTTCAACAACCCGTACGGAGCGTGCCCGGAGTGCGGCGGCATCGGCTACCGCAAGATCATCGACCCCGAGCTGGTGATCGATCCGAGCAAGGGCCTGTTGAACGGCGGGATCCTCCCGTTCGCTGGCAGGAAGTCGCGTTGGTTCGAGGCGCAGATGAGCGCCATCGCCGAGCTACTGAGGATCGACCCGTTCACTCCGCTCGGCAAGATCCCCAAGGAGAAGTTGGACGTGATCCTGTACGGAACCGGGAAAGAATCGATCAGCTTCGACTACCGCTCGACCTCCGGCCACACCCGCCGGGTGAAGCGGCCGTTCAAGGGGATTGTCCCCACCCTGGAGCGGTGGTACCAAGAGACGACATCGCCGGAGTGGCGGGAGGAGCTGGAGCAGTTCATGGCTACCCTCCCCTGCCCGGCCTGCCATGGGGCGCGGCTCAAGCCCGAGGCACTGGCGGTGACGATCAACGGGCTCAACATCCACGAGGTGACAACCCTGTCGATCAGAAGCGCACTCACCTTCTTCGAGAACCTCGAGCTCACGCCGCGCGAGGAGATGATCGCCGCTCAGATCCTGAAGGAGATCAAGGCGCGGCTCGGGTTCATGGTCGCGGTCGGGCTCGACTACCTCACCCTCGATCGCCAGGCAGGGACCCTTGCCGGGGGCGAGGCACAGCGGATCCGGCTCGCGACCCAGATCGGAAGCCAACTCACCGGGGTCCTGTACGTCCTTGACGAGCCATCAATCGGGCTGCACCAGCGGGACAACCGGCGGCTGCTGGCGACGTTGAAGGGGCTGCGCGACCTGGGAAATACGGTGATCGTGGTCGAACACGATGAGGAGACGATGCGGGAATCGGACTTCATCGTCGACCTCGGCCCGGGGGCGGGCAGGCACGGAGGAGAGGTGGTCGTCGCCGGCCCGCCGGAGGAGGTGGCGGCGTGCGACCGCTCGATCACCGGACAGTACCTGTCCGGGAAGCGGCGAATCCCGATCCCGGCGAAGCGCAGGACCGGAAACGGGAAGTACCTGCGCGTCATCGGGGCGGCGGCGCACAACCTGAAGCACATCAACGTCGATTTCCCGCTCGGGAAGTTCGTCTGCGTCACCGGGGTCTCCGGCTCGGGGAAGAGCTCGCTCGTCGAGGACGTCCTCTACCGCGGGGCGGCCCACCGCCTGCACCAGACCGTGCGGCGGCCCGGTCCGCACGAGGACATCCTCGGGATCGAGCACATCGACAAGGTGATCGAGATCGATCAGTCCCCGATCGGCCGCACCCCCCGCTCCAACCCGGCGACCTACACCAAGGTGTTCGACGACATCCGTCAGCTCTTTGCCCGCACCCCGGACGCCCGCCTGCGCGGCTACACCGCAGGGAGGTTCAGCTTCAACGTCAAGGGGGGAAGGTGCGAAGCATGCCAGGGACAGGGGAAAGAGAAGATCGAGATGCACTTCCTCCCCGACATCTACGTCCCGTGCGAGGTGTGCAAGGGGACGCGCTACAACCGCGAGACGCTGCAGATCAAGTACAAGGGGAAGTCGATCGCCGACGTGCTCGGGATGTCGGTCGAGGAGGCATTGACGTTCTTCGCCAACATCCCGCGTATCCGGCGCAAGCTTCAGACCCTATACGACGTGGGGCTCTCCTACATCACCCTCGGCCAGCCGGCGACCGAGCTCTCCGGCGGGGAGGCGCAGCGGGTGAAGCTCGCGAAGGAACTATCGAAGCGGGCGACCGGAAGGACTCTCTACATCCTCGACGAGCCGACCACCGGCCTCCACGCCGCCGACGTGGAGAAGCTCCTCGAGGTGCTGCATCGGCTTGTCGACGCTGGAAACACGGTGGTGGTGATCGAGCACAACCTTGACGTGATCAAGACAGCGGATTGGATCATCGATCTCGGCCCGGAGGGCGGAGACGGGGGCGGGCAGGTGGTCGCCGCCGGGACTCCGGAGGAGATCGCGCTTGCTCCCGGCTCGTACACCGGGAGGTACCTGGCCGAGATCCTGCGCGACCGGCTCCCGGCGGGAGCGAGGGGGGAGAGATGACCGCCCTGACAGTCGTGCTCGGGATCCTGGCTGCTGCTCTCATCGTTTACCTGATCGTCCGGGAGCGGGGCGGGGCCGCCCGGGTCGAGGTCGAATCCCTGCGCGGTGAGGTGCGGGAGGCGCTCACCGCGAGCCAGGAGAACCTGGCCGGCCAGCTCTCCCAGCTGACGGCCCGACTCGACTCCCTCACCGATCAGGTGCGGGCCCAGCTGAAGACGGCGGTTGAGATCTCGGCCCGGTCCGGGGAGAAGATCGACGCGCGCCTGGACAAGGCGACGGAGGTGATCGGGGAGGTGAAGCGGTCGCTCGGGGCGCTGTCGGAGGCGAACAAGCGGATCTACGAGGTCGGCCGCGACATCGCGAGCCTGCAGGAGATCCTGCGTGCTCCCAAGCTGCGCGGTGGGCTCGGGGAGACGTTCCTGCGCGACCTCCTCGGAGAGATCCTTCCCCAGGAGAGGTTCACGCTCCAGTACTCGTTCAAGGACGGTCAGACCGTCGATGCGGTGATCCGCCTCGCCGGGCACCTCGTCCCGGTCGACGCCAAGTTCCCGTTGGAGAGCTTCTCCCGGCTGCGGGAGGCGGAAAGCGACGCAGAGCGGTTGAAGATCAAGCGCGCCCTGGTGCGGGACGTCCGCGCCCACATCGACGCGATCGCCGACAAGTACATCCGCCCGGGGGAGGGGACCCTCGACTTCGCGTTGATGTACATCCCGGCGGAGAACGTGTACTACGAGGTGATAACGCGCGATCCCTCCCTCCCTCCGGATTACGACCTGTTCAGCTACGCCACGACCCGGCGGGTGGTACCGGTCTCCCCGAACTCGTTCTACGCCTACCTGCAGACGATCCTGATCGGGCTGAACGGCCTGCGCCTGTCCGAGAACATCAAGCTCGTCCTCGGGAGGCTGGAGGAGCTGGAGGGCGCGTTCTCCCGGCTCGAGAACGACTTTCAGCTCGTGGGGAAGCACCTGGGAAACTCGGTCAAGCGGTTCGAGGACGCGCAGCGGTCCCTCACCGAGTTCCGCAGCCGGCTCGCCGCCCTCACCGCGTTCAAGGAGGAGGACCAAACCACGGATTAGCCTTTCTTTGCTCGGTCGGGTATCATCTCTGAAAACAGGTTAGGAGGCAACAATGAACAGACTCATCGCGCTATTGGCCATAATCATCATCGGAATCGGGATTTCCGTCAGCGCGACCCAGTACGCCGTCTACTACGCTTCCACCGAGCAGCAGGATACAGCTCTCATCCTGATGAACTCCGGGGGGAACGAGACCTACTACACCCTCAAGATATACGATGCCTATGGATCGCTCCTCGACGCCGTCTCCGGCGACCTCGCGCCGTTTGAGTCCGATTATCACGTTGTATCCGATATCGTCGGGAACGCAGCGACATACTGGGGTCTCGCCCTGGTGGAGACCCCGGGGATCATGACGATCGGACTGGAGACGTTCGTGGACAAGGGATGGCAGGCGTCGGAGAACGTGACCGATGCGGTAATGACCGACGTGACCGCCAAGTACTACTGGTACGGGTTGAACTACGCCAATACCTCCGATCAGGCGACCGGGGTGGTGGCGGTCAACCCGTTCGACACCCCGGTGGCAGGGAAGTTCTTCGTCTACGACGCCAGCGGCAACCAGGTCCACTCCGAGGACTTCCTCCTCGACCCGCACGAGTCAACGTACTTCGCGCTGCGTAAGCTCCTCACGACGGCGGACTCGATGTGGGGGGCGATCGACATCAAAGCGACCGCTCCGATTGTGGTCGCCGGGGAGTACTTCGCAGCGAACGGGACACTGCTCAACGTCGACGAGATCACCCGGTTCTACTTCTACGAGGAGTTTCAATAACCGGGAGGACGGCGCAGCGGCCGTCGGACTCGATCAACTCGAATTCCGTCCCGTACGCCTCCGCCAGCACCGGGGGGACGATCGTCTCCTCCGGCCGACCGGCGGAGAGGAGGCGGCCTGATCCGAGGATGACCACGCGATCCGCGTAGGAAAGAGCGTTGTTCGGAGCGTGCGTGCTCGTCATGATCCCGAGGCCGTCTCCATGCGCCAGCCGCTGCAGCACTCCCATGGTCAGGTGTTGAAACGCGGGGTCGAGGTGGGCGTCAGGCTCGTCCAACAAAAGATAGCGTACCCCCTGAACGAGTCCGCGGGCGACCAGGCATAATCGCTGTTCTCCTCCGCTTATCTTGGTGTACGGACGGTCGCGCAGTCTCCACAGCCCGACCGCGCGGATCGCCTGGGCCGCCAGTTCTCGATCGCGCCGGCCGGGACGGGAGAGGAGGGAAAGGTGCGGCGCTCTCCCCATCAGGACAACCTCCCACACGGTGTAGGCGAAGACCGGGGTGTGGATCTGGGGAACGTAGCCGATCGACCGGGCGCGGGCGCGGGGCGGCAACGTGGCCAGCGGAAGCCCGTCGATCGTTACCTCGCCCGACTCTGGATGCAGGATGCCGGCGAGGCAGGCAAGGAGGGTCGTCTTCCCCGATCCGTTCGCTCCGAGGACAAAGGTGACCATCCCCTCATCCACGCTAGCGCTCACCCGGTCGAGGACCTTCACCCCCTCCCGATAGGAAAAGACGACCCCATCCGCCTGCAGGCTCATCTCCATCCCCCTCCCCGGGCACGCATGACGCGCATGAACAGAAACAGAAATGCCGGGACTCCGATCAATCCAGCGAGAATCCCGAGCGGGATCTCCGTCGAGATCGCGGTGCGGGAGACGTCGTCGAGCAGGAGCAGGGTCATCGCCCCGAGCAGGATCGACGCCGGGATGAGGTGCGTGTGGTCCGGTCCGACGAGGGCGCGGGCGGCATGGGGGACGATCAACCCGACCCAACCGATGATCCCGCTGACCGAGACCGAGGCGGCGACGAGGAGCGTCCCCATCCCGATCGCGACGAGGCGGAACCGCTTGACCGCGACCCCGAGCGCCGCCCCTTCCGCCGCGTCCAGGGTGAGGAGGTTCAGGCGCCAGCGGACGAGCAAGAAAAAAGAAAGGCCGATCCCGGTGATCACGAACAACGGCCACAGCTCCCCGAGCCGCACTCCGGAGAGCCCGCCGAGGAGCCAGTAAGTGATCGCGGGGAGCTGATCGAGCGGATCAGCGACGTACTTGATCAACCCCAACAGCGCGTTGAAGAACGCGCTCACCAGGACCCCGGTCACGACGAGGACGAGGATCGACGCCCCGAACCGCTCCCCGACGAGGATGACGAGCCCCACCGCGAGGAGCGAGAACCCGAACGCGAAGAGCTCCACCCCGACTGGGCTGTGCGACAAAAGCAGGGCGAGCGCCGCCCCGAACGCCGCCCCGGAGCTCACCCCGAGGATGCGCGAGTCGACGAGCGGATTGCGGAATATCCCCTGAAAGACGGCCCCGCTCACCCCGAGGTTCGCCCCGATGCACAAGGCAGCAAGGATGCGGGGGAGACGGACCCGAGTGATCACCGCACGCAGGATTGGGTCAGTGCCGGAGATGAGCGCTGCAATTCCCGAGAAGAACCCGATCCGAAACCTCCCGATGAAAAGCGATGCGAGTGCCACCACCCCCAGAGAGAAAAGGAGCACCCCCAGCATCGTTCTTGGGTTCTTTCTGGTCATTGCGGAAGGAGCCGTCCCACCTCTTCCTCCGTTAGTTCATAGCCGTAGTAGGTCGAGTAGAACCTTTCCAACTCCGCGGCGAGGTCGAGCGGCACCGCCCCGGGATGGAGGACCGCAGCGAGCCACAGGATCCCGACGAGGGAGTCGGGCACCGGGGTGTCCCACGGGGCGATGACCCGCGGCATCTTGTACACCCGTCCGCTTCTCACCGCGGCGATGCTCCCCCAATCGGGATCGTCCAGGATATCGCTCGGGGTCACCTTCCCGTACGGGGCGATGATGATCACCTCCGGGTTCCAAGCGAGGACCTGCTCCAGGTTCACGTTGTTCCAGTATCCTTTGAGCTTCTCGCTCACCGACTCTCCCCCGGCAAGCGCGATCATCTCGGTCTGGTACATGTCCCCGCTTATCACGCGCAGCTTATTCGTGCCGCAGAAGTAGACCGAGACCGGCGTCCTCCCAGCCACGGCGGTGGAGACCGCGGCGATGATCCGGTCGTAATCGCGCGCGAACGCCTGGGCGCGGGAATAGGCGTCTTCTCCGAGCACCTTTCCGGTAAGGAGCATTCCCTCCTTCACCCGCTCC harbors:
- a CDS encoding GNAT family N-acetyltransferase, which codes for MTQSKITIREARKEDFAVIQEIALDSMPHRVSVSPIREEEKAEENMRKFYANLVSNGLAMFPPEFEAAAFVAIDKDERPIGYVLVATSAKDDLTGERQAYILDIVVRPDRRGQGIGTKLMEKAHEYAREKGLRYIGLTVASGNESALNLYRKLGYIEEWKRMARRL
- the uvrB gene encoding excinuclease ABC subunit UvrB, which gives rise to MPRVGEKAGFQISERLKPRGDQPKAIAELTEGVLAGLKFQTLLGATGTGKTFTIAHVIQNVQRPTLVIAHNKTLTAQLANEFRELFPHNAVHYFVSYYDYYQPEAYIPQTDTYIEKDASINDEIDRLRHAATSALFERRDVIIVASVSCIYGLGSPDTYRDMSIELVRGAEMDRDEVMRHLIALQYTRNDIAFDRGTFRARGDTLEIIPAYEERIVRVEFFGDEIDRITILDPITGHPIREVDSVRIYPASHFITPADRTRRAIESIEEELEQRLKELRAQGKLLEAQRLEQRTRYDIEMMQEMGYCSGIENYSRHLDGRAPGEPPAVLLDYFPEDYLMVIDESHQTIPQIRGMYHGDRSRKETLIEYGFRLPSALDNRPLTFAEFEQRLNQVIFTSATPGPYELRHSEKIVEQIIRPTGLVDPEVEVHPVQGQVDHLVGEIRKVVARGERVLVTTLTKRMAEDLTEYLVELGIKARYLHSEIDTLDRVEILRDLRLGKFDVLVGINLLREGLDLPEVSLVGILDADKEGFLRSGTSLIQTIGRAARNVRGKVILYADVMTDSIKHAVDETNRRRAIQIAYNEKHGITPQTIERDITDILSVIRAPQEEYTPAAVKVDGLTREEILATIKKLDREMHQAADRLEFELAARLRDEIKALKKKL
- the uvrA gene encoding excinuclease ABC subunit UvrA, with the protein product MNVLRIKGAREHNLKNIDLEIPRDKLVVITGISGSGKSSLAFDTIYAEGRRRYVESLSAYARQFLGQMEKPDVDFIEGLSPAISIDQKTRSHNPRSTVGTVTEIYDYLRLLYARIGHPHCPKCGRPISQQSAQQIIDAVMELPQGTRVQILAPVVRGRKGEYKKTFEELQQEGFTRVRVDGVVRTLYEEIELAKQRKHTIEIVVDRVVVDQKKRSRIADSIETALKHGGGVVVILTDDGTEHMYSEHYACVHCGVSYEELSPRMFSFNNPYGACPECGGIGYRKIIDPELVIDPSKGLLNGGILPFAGRKSRWFEAQMSAIAELLRIDPFTPLGKIPKEKLDVILYGTGKESISFDYRSTSGHTRRVKRPFKGIVPTLERWYQETTSPEWREELEQFMATLPCPACHGARLKPEALAVTINGLNIHEVTTLSIRSALTFFENLELTPREEMIAAQILKEIKARLGFMVAVGLDYLTLDRQAGTLAGGEAQRIRLATQIGSQLTGVLYVLDEPSIGLHQRDNRRLLATLKGLRDLGNTVIVVEHDEETMRESDFIVDLGPGAGRHGGEVVVAGPPEEVAACDRSITGQYLSGKRRIPIPAKRRTGNGKYLRVIGAAAHNLKHINVDFPLGKFVCVTGVSGSGKSSLVEDVLYRGAAHRLHQTVRRPGPHEDILGIEHIDKVIEIDQSPIGRTPRSNPATYTKVFDDIRQLFARTPDARLRGYTAGRFSFNVKGGRCEACQGQGKEKIEMHFLPDIYVPCEVCKGTRYNRETLQIKYKGKSIADVLGMSVEEALTFFANIPRIRRKLQTLYDVGLSYITLGQPATELSGGEAQRVKLAKELSKRATGRTLYILDEPTTGLHAADVEKLLEVLHRLVDAGNTVVVIEHNLDVIKTADWIIDLGPEGGDGGGQVVAAGTPEEIALAPGSYTGRYLAEILRDRLPAGARGER
- a CDS encoding DNA recombination protein RmuC, with the protein product MTALTVVLGILAAALIVYLIVRERGGAARVEVESLRGEVREALTASQENLAGQLSQLTARLDSLTDQVRAQLKTAVEISARSGEKIDARLDKATEVIGEVKRSLGALSEANKRIYEVGRDIASLQEILRAPKLRGGLGETFLRDLLGEILPQERFTLQYSFKDGQTVDAVIRLAGHLVPVDAKFPLESFSRLREAESDAERLKIKRALVRDVRAHIDAIADKYIRPGEGTLDFALMYIPAENVYYEVITRDPSLPPDYDLFSYATTRRVVPVSPNSFYAYLQTILIGLNGLRLSENIKLVLGRLEELEGAFSRLENDFQLVGKHLGNSVKRFEDAQRSLTEFRSRLAALTAFKEEDQTTD
- a CDS encoding ABC transporter ATP-binding protein, whose amino-acid sequence is MEMSLQADGVVFSYREGVKVLDRVSASVDEGMVTFVLGANGSGKTTLLACLAGILHPESGEVTIDGLPLATLPPRARARSIGYVPQIHTPVFAYTVWEVVLMGRAPHLSLLSRPGRRDRELAAQAIRAVGLWRLRDRPYTKISGGEQRLCLVARGLVQGVRYLLLDEPDAHLDPAFQHLTMGVLQRLAHGDGLGIMTSTHAPNNALSYADRVVILGSGRLLSAGRPEETIVPPVLAEAYGTEFELIESDGRCAVLPVIETPRRSRTG
- a CDS encoding iron ABC transporter permease; translation: MTRKNPRTMLGVLLFSLGVVALASLFIGRFRIGFFSGIAALISGTDPILRAVITRVRLPRILAALCIGANLGVSGAVFQGIFRNPLVDSRILGVSSGAAFGAALALLLSHSPVGVELFAFGFSLLAVGLVILVGERFGASILVLVVTGVLVSAFFNALLGLIKYVADPLDQLPAITYWLLGGLSGVRLGELWPLFVITGIGLSFFLLVRWRLNLLTLDAAEGAALGVAVKRFRLVAIGMGTLLVAASVSVSGIIGWVGLIVPHAARALVGPDHTHLIPASILLGAMTLLLLDDVSRTAISTEIPLGILAGLIGVPAFLFLFMRVMRARGGGWR
- a CDS encoding ABC transporter substrate-binding protein, which codes for MKKILLVSVLVLLVGVVTLAGTVTVVDQTGRTVLVTQPVTRIASVYGISTYYVYALGAQGRLVMAGYVGVKDAANAPAALKTIDPDLKEKITFGVPNVEEIASLSPDLVLSNPLKDKGMAPLLAELGIPTIEYAPESLERVKEGMLLTGKVLGEDAYSRAQAFARDYDRIIAAVSTAVAGRTPVSVYFCGTNKLRVISGDMYQTEMIALAGGESVSEKLKGYWNNVNLEQVLAWNPEVIIIAPYGKVTPSDILDDPDWGSIAAVRSGRVYKMPRVIAPWDTPVPDSLVGILWLAAVLHPGAVPLDLAAELERFYSTYYGYELTEEEVGRLLPQ